Genomic window (Marinifilum sp. JC120):
GGGACCTGTTCACCCATTTCAAGACCACAGGTGATTTGGATGAAATCGATATACAATCAATTGTCGGCAGCGCGAATAATCTGCGCCCGGATATTGTGCTTATCTCGGCCCCGCCCGAATCCATAAGCAGCTGCATTCCTAAAATATATGAACAGCTCCACGACTGTGTGTTGATCTGTATTCCACAAGATATGGACAAAAATAGGGTCGCAGACAAGCTGGATAACATCTTCATCCCGCTACTGCTTCTGCGCGAAGAGATTAATTTTCTGGACGCGATCAAACGCAAAGCTTCAATGGCCCTGCCGTCTTCTGTCAGCTTTGACGAAAGCAGCATTCCGCCTACAATTGCAATATCAGGCACCCTTGATGCTGGGATAGCCCCCGATTTGATTCGCACCGGAACCCGTATGCTGAAACGCAATTTCTCCCCGACACTGGATTTATCCGCGACCCATGCGGCTTCCGTCAAAGGCATGGAAGCCCTGTGCTTCCTAAACCGTAAATTCCGTGATGCCGGCAAAGAACTTCACATATCCGAAATTTCAAGTGAACTGCAAAATATCCTGCATCGCTCAGGGATACTATCTTACTTTACAAACTATCCCGGCATTCTGAACGATTTATAACCAAAAGCTGTAATTTATGAATGACGGTTTATAAATAAATCCAGCGAAGCATATTGAAAAGTTTTGAGGGGATGGGGTCTGGGGAAGGGGAACTTTTCCCAAAAGTTCCCCTTCCCCAGCCGTCGGAGACATCTTAAAGCATATTCACCGGATCAAGATCCATAGTGATGCGAATCTGTTTTTTGTCAGGATTGCGGCGCAATATTTGAGCGTAAAGTTCACGGGTCTTCATCCAATCATCAGACTTGAGCAGACAATTAAACCGCTTTCGTCCGCGCAACTGAGCAAGCGGAGCAGGAACTGGCCCCATGGCCATAATCCCGGCCTCTTTTGCAACATCGCGGATAATGCTGAAAAACTGCGGGCAAAGATGCTCACCCTCCCAGCCCATGGGATGGCTGATGCGGACCAAAGTCAACTTGGTGAACGGCGGATAACGAAACCTGCGCCGTTTCTCAATTTCCTTTTCAAAAAAAGTCTTGTAATCGGCAGAAGTCACCGCGCCCCAAATGGGATTTTGCGGGTTGCGGGTCTGAATAATAACCTCACCGGGCTTCTCGCCCCTACCGGCACGCCCGGAAACCTGCACCAGAAGCTGAAATGTCCGCTCGGCTGAACGATAGTCCGGCAAGTTAAGACCAAGGTCCCCCTCGGAAACAACTACCAGCGTTACGCCGGGAAAGTTGTGCCCCTTGGAAAGCATCTGAGTACCGACCAACACCTGCGCATCGCCTCTGGCAAAACTTTTCAAGATTTCATCTAGCCGTTCCTGCCTGCGGGTAGAATCACGGTCCATGCGCAAAATTTTCGTTTCCGGCGGCAACGCCTTGGCTACCTGTTCTTCAAGCCGCTCCGTACCACCACCTAAAGGCAAAAGATTGCTTCCCCCGCAGGTGGCACACGGCAGAGGGAAATGATAGGCATTGCCGCAATAGTGGCAGATTACCCGCTCCCGTCCCTTGTG
Coding sequences:
- a CDS encoding anti-sigma factor antagonist; this encodes MEIYDNPDRIKLAFGIPFFNMDFNELMLTVGERAGAKEKTMIFAPSFPWLLDYAKYPNLCPDCADFILPTDSEMVSLAQKAEIKLKMPLEYFEFPEQIARICAHYGFSLLHVSESALKTDILIRDGYVPLSWDLFTHFKTTGDLDEIDIQSIVGSANNLRPDIVLISAPPESISSCIPKIYEQLHDCVLICIPQDMDKNRVADKLDNIFIPLLLLREEINFLDAIKRKASMALPSSVSFDESSIPPTIAISGTLDAGIAPDLIRTGTRMLKRNFSPTLDLSATHAASVKGMEALCFLNRKFRDAGKELHISEISSELQNILHRSGILSYFTNYPGILNDL